AGGAGGCGGCCGGCTCCGACCCGCGCGCCATCGCCTCCGAGGCCGTCTGGAACGGCAGCCACTACGAGCTCTCCGGCACCAAGTGGTTCGTCACCGACGGCGACGTCGCGAGCTACTTCATCGTGCTCGCGTGGGCGGTCGACGGCCACGACCGCCGCCCCGCGCTCTTCCTCGTCGACAAGGACGCGCCCGGCGTCGAGATGACCGACGATCCCGACTTCTCGCACAACTTTCCCTACCGGCATCCCGAGTTCACGTTCACGAAGACGCCGGTGCCGCGCGAGAGCATCCTCGGCGACCTCGGCCGCGGCTTCGAGCTGACCGGCGAGTGGTTCGTCGAGGAGCGCGTCCACATCGCCGCCCGCTGCATCGGCGCCTGCGATCGCCTGATCGAGCTCGGCACCGCCTGGGCGCTCGAGCGGGAGCAGTTCGGCTCGCGCATCTTCGACCACCAGGCCGTCAGCTTCGCCCTGGCCGACTGCGCCGCCGAGGTGACCGCCGCCCGCCTGCTCACCTACTACGTCGGCTGGCTGGCCGACTCGGGTGCCGATCGCAAGCTCGTCCACCACAAGGCGTCGATGGCGAAGCTGGTCGCGTCCGAGACCGCCGGGCGGGTGGCCGACCGGGTCGTGCAGATCTTCGGCGGCCGCGGC
This is a stretch of genomic DNA from Gaiellales bacterium. It encodes these proteins:
- a CDS encoding acyl-CoA dehydrogenase family protein — its product is MDFALSPELIDLRTRVRALVDDHLIHYETEAEEHHGRLSAESHARIKQAVLDSGLAANNIPKEFGGGGFNLTEQIVTHEQLGRLTNCLWVLVWSPSNVLVHGTPEQIERYLLPDVRGDHRHAYAITEEAAGSDPRAIASEAVWNGSHYELSGTKWFVTDGDVASYFIVLAWAVDGHDRRPALFLVDKDAPGVEMTDDPDFSHNFPYRHPEFTFTKTPVPRESILGDLGRGFELTGEWFVEERVHIAARCIGACDRLIELGTAWALEREQFGSRIFDHQAVSFALADCAAEVTAARLLTYYVGWLADSGADRKLVHHKASMAKLVASETAGRVADRVVQIFGGRGYMRSNPAERLWRELRVDRIWEGTSEIQRLIVSRGLERRGPATLLSL